A portion of the Colius striatus isolate bColStr4 chromosome 1, bColStr4.1.hap1, whole genome shotgun sequence genome contains these proteins:
- the NCF4 gene encoding neutrophil cytosol factor 4 isoform X2: MFVIEVKVKGGGRYLIFRRYRQFYALHTKLEERYGAESKNSPFTCTLPVLPGKVYVGSKKEIAENRIPILNIYMKNLLCLPAWVLMDEEVRLFFYHSTFDGEQVPHRLRRLRPRTRRVKSISPQAPIFDRMAAPRAEALFDFPGANKLELSFKKGDLIYLLSRVNKDWLEGTVDDATGIFPCAFVKIIKDLPQQEDTVNKIRCYYQDETVSTIRDISVEEDLSSIPLFKDLMKLMRKEFDQDDIVLNYRDLDGDLIRLLSDQDVELMVSQSRRRPSEKHFFPWKLHITHKDDLSAYNTSPGMSATQTVRAT, from the exons ATGTTTGTCATTGAAGTGAAAGTTAAAGGTGGTGGCAGATACCTGATTTTCCGGCGCTATCGTCAGTTCTATGCCCTTCACACCAAACTAGAGGAGAGATATGGGGCAGAGAGCAAAAATAGCCCCTTTACCTGCACACTCCCCGTGTTGCCAG GAAAAGTTTATGTTGGATCCAAAAAGGAAATTGCTGAGAACAGGATTCCTATCCTAAATATCTACATGAag AACCTACTCTGCCTACCTGCTTGGGTGTTGATGGATGAAGAGGTACGGCTCTTCTTCTACCACTCAACCTTTGATGGTGAACAAGTGCCCCACAGACTGAGACGACTTCGCCCACGGACACGCCGAGT TAAAAGCATTTCACCTCAAGCGCCTATTTTTGACCGCATGGCAGCTCCTCGGGCTGAG GCActgtttgattttcctggaGCCAATAAACTAGAACTCAGCTTCAAGAAGGGGGACTTGATCTATCTACTCAGCAGAGTAAACAAAGACTGGTTGGAG GGAACAGTTGATGATGCCACTGGGATTTTCCCATGTGCTTTTGTGAAAATCATAAAAGATTTACCACAGCAGGAAGATACAGTTAATAAAATTCGCTGTTATTACCAGGATGAGACTGTGAGCACTATCAG GGATATCTCAGTGGAAGAAGATCTGAGCAGCATTCCACTGTTTAAAGATCTCATGAAATTGATGAG gAAGGAGTTTGACCAAGATGACATTGTTTTGAATTACCGAGACCTTGACGGTGATCTGATCCGGTTGCTCTCTGATCAGGATGTTGAACTCATGGTATCTCAGAGCAGGAGAAGACcctctgaaaagcattttttcccttggaagTTGCACATCACTCACAAAGATGACTTGAGTGCCTACAACACTAGTCCAGGAATGAGTGCTACTCAGACAGTAAGAGCAACATAA
- the NCF4 gene encoding neutrophil cytosol factor 4 isoform X1, with translation MSLPRQLREKSDFDQLPDDVPVSANIADIEEKKGFTNYYMFVIEVKVKGGGRYLIFRRYRQFYALHTKLEERYGAESKNSPFTCTLPVLPGKVYVGSKKEIAENRIPILNIYMKNLLCLPAWVLMDEEVRLFFYHSTFDGEQVPHRLRRLRPRTRRVKSISPQAPIFDRMAAPRAEALFDFPGANKLELSFKKGDLIYLLSRVNKDWLEGTVDDATGIFPCAFVKIIKDLPQQEDTVNKIRCYYQDETVSTIRDISVEEDLSSIPLFKDLMKLMRKEFDQDDIVLNYRDLDGDLIRLLSDQDVELMVSQSRRRPSEKHFFPWKLHITHKDDLSAYNTSPGMSATQTVRAT, from the exons ATGTCTCTTCCCCGACAGCTGCGAGAAAAGAG TGATTTTGACCAGCTTCCAGATGATGTACCTGTTTCAGCCAACATTGCAGATATTGAAGAGAAGAAAGGCTTTACTAATTATTAT ATGTTTGTCATTGAAGTGAAAGTTAAAGGTGGTGGCAGATACCTGATTTTCCGGCGCTATCGTCAGTTCTATGCCCTTCACACCAAACTAGAGGAGAGATATGGGGCAGAGAGCAAAAATAGCCCCTTTACCTGCACACTCCCCGTGTTGCCAG GAAAAGTTTATGTTGGATCCAAAAAGGAAATTGCTGAGAACAGGATTCCTATCCTAAATATCTACATGAag AACCTACTCTGCCTACCTGCTTGGGTGTTGATGGATGAAGAGGTACGGCTCTTCTTCTACCACTCAACCTTTGATGGTGAACAAGTGCCCCACAGACTGAGACGACTTCGCCCACGGACACGCCGAGT TAAAAGCATTTCACCTCAAGCGCCTATTTTTGACCGCATGGCAGCTCCTCGGGCTGAG GCActgtttgattttcctggaGCCAATAAACTAGAACTCAGCTTCAAGAAGGGGGACTTGATCTATCTACTCAGCAGAGTAAACAAAGACTGGTTGGAG GGAACAGTTGATGATGCCACTGGGATTTTCCCATGTGCTTTTGTGAAAATCATAAAAGATTTACCACAGCAGGAAGATACAGTTAATAAAATTCGCTGTTATTACCAGGATGAGACTGTGAGCACTATCAG GGATATCTCAGTGGAAGAAGATCTGAGCAGCATTCCACTGTTTAAAGATCTCATGAAATTGATGAG gAAGGAGTTTGACCAAGATGACATTGTTTTGAATTACCGAGACCTTGACGGTGATCTGATCCGGTTGCTCTCTGATCAGGATGTTGAACTCATGGTATCTCAGAGCAGGAGAAGACcctctgaaaagcattttttcccttggaagTTGCACATCACTCACAAAGATGACTTGAGTGCCTACAACACTAGTCCAGGAATGAGTGCTACTCAGACAGTAAGAGCAACATAA